The region TCCAGAACCGACGCCAGGCTGGTTATTTCTCGATGAACCTACCTCAGCGCTGGATCTGTACCATCAGCAGCACCTGTTACGGCTGCTCAAACAGCTTACGCGTGAACAGCCGCTCGCCGTGTGCTGTGTCCTGCACGATCTGAATCTGGCGGCGCTGTATGCCGACCGCATCCTGCTGCTGCACGAAGGCAAGCTGGTCGCACAAGGATCGCCGACACACGTACTACAGGCAGAAACGCTGGCGCACTGGTATCGCGCCGATCTTAGCGTGGGTTCACATCCTGACTACGCCATCCCGCAGGTTTATCTGCGTCAATAGCCTGCCCCTCCTGCTCTGGCTTAGCTGGAGCAGGATATCTCCAGATGCTTACCCCATTCTGGCGGTAACGCCGCCAAATCGTTGTTATTCGGCTGTTCATCAAACGGCCGACACAACGCCTGATGCAAGCGTGTCAGCACGCTGATGTCATCACTTTCCGCTCGTTCAATCGCCATTTGCGCCAGATAATTACGCAGAATATATTTCGGGTTCGTCGCATTCATCAAACGACGGCGTTCCTCATCGCTCTGTTCTTCCTGCATCAATCTCTGGCGATAGGTCGCAAACCAGCTGTCGAACGCGGCTCTGTCGATGAACTCATCACGAAGCGGCGAACGCGATGCCTGCTTTTCACTGTCCGCTAGCAATCGGAATGTTCGGGTGTAATCGCTGCCTTCCTGCTGCATCAAACGCAACAGCTCGACCAATACGTCATTATCTTCAGAACTCGCAGTAAACAAGCCCAATTTGGCGCGCATCAGCGTGCCATAGTGCTGCATCAGCGCCGGTTCATAGCGCGCAAGCGCGCGTTCCAGCGTATCAGTATCCATCAGCCCCGACAGTGCCTGCGCCAGACGATGCAGATTCCACAGCCCAACCGCTGGCTGATTATCAAATGCGTAGCGCCCACGATGGTCTGAGTGATTGCAAATGAAATCCGGCTGATAAGCATCTAGAAAACCATAAGGGCCGTAGTCGATAGTCAGCCCCAGAATCGACATGTTGTCCGTGTTCATTACACCGTGCGAAAAACCAACCGCCTGCCAATGCGTAATCAACCGTGCGGTACGTTCTACCACATCGCCAAACCACAGTTCATAGCGACGTTCGTCGTTTTCCCACTGCGGCCAATGACGGGCAATCACATATTCCGCCAGCTGGCGCACCTTTTCCGGCTCACGGCGATAGTAGAAATGTTCAAAATGGCCGAAGCGCACATGGCTTTCCGCCACGCGCAGCAGCATGGCACCCTTTTCTTCCTGCTCACGCTGCACCGGATGTTCGCTGGTGACAATCGTCAGCGCCCGCGTGGTGGGAATCCCCAGATGGTGCATCGCTTCCGAGGCCAGAAATTCGCGTATTGCCGAACGCAACACAGCACGGCCATCGCCCATACGTGAATACGGCGTTAGCCCCGCACCTTTCAGGTGCCAGTCCATGCTACGACCATCCGCCAGCTGTTGTTCCCCCAGCAAGATGCCACGCCCATCACCCAATTGGCCGGCCCACACACCAAACTGATGACCGCTATAGACCTGCGCCAACGGCTCCATTCCCGGCAGCAAACGCGCACCGCTCCAGATGCCATCCTGTTCTGGCGTAAACCAGTCGGGAGACAAGCCAAGCTCTGCGGCCAATCCTTCACTGTGATAAAGCAGGCGAGCCCCCTGCAACGGCGTCGGCTGTAGCGCGGTATAGAACCCCGGCAACTGATGAAAGTAGTGATTTTTAAATAACGGTGTTTGCTGCATCCTGTCTCCCTAAGGCCACCCTGTCCGGCTGAAGAGAGCCACACGCTCACTACACAACGACTAACGGGTATGCAGAAAGTGTAGAGGGATGACAATGAAATTAACACGGATGAAACACAGGGGTATTATTTCCATAACGTGTATTCAGGAGAAACCATCACCCTAAACGCGGTGAATCTATTGAGTTAACCGATAAGCGACATGCGCTGCTCAAGCCGTTCGAAATGCACCGCAGGCCACATCTGTCCTTGAACGGCATCAATATTCAGTTGCCCGATTTTATTCAAAATCGCCACATTATTAATTTCCTTAGCGATAATACTGATGCCTGAATAGCTGTTTTTAATCGTCCGTAATAACGGCTCCATCATCAGCGTATTCGTCGGTCGCGATAAAAGCTGCCCGATAAACTGACGATCCAGCTTCACACCGCGCACTAGCCCATCATGCAACGGTTTAAGCGTGGCTTTTCCAGAACCAAAATTATCCAGCCATAAAGGAACGGATTGACTCAGGTTTAGCAGCGCAGCGTTTTCTTTTCCCTGCGACAGGTGAGGAAAAAACTCATTAATTTCCAGCAAAACAAAATTGAGATGTTTGATCTCGCCACGCAGTACGTCGGACTTCATTAACATCTCGGTTATCTGGCGTCCAACCTTCAACACCAGTTGAATGTGATTATCGATAAACCATGCGGATTTTTCTTTGATAAAAAGAAGCTGCTCATGAACAAAATCATATTGTTGCCGCGGACTTAACTGCATGAGGAGAATATCGGCGGGCATACTCAATTTACCCGCCAGGCCGTTAAAATGGCTGATCATTTCAACCGCCAACAGCGTTCCATCCAGCCTGAATATCGGCCAAAAAACATAATCACTGGTGTAATCAACAGCAAGATGGACGCGCATGATCCTGTACTACATAGAATAAATAATAATCACATTACGTTATTATTATAGCCAAATCCACCACGCTTGCTCGCATACCGCACGAAAAGCGCTTTTCTATGATGTAGTCAGTTTATTCAGAGTGTTACTTCACGATCTAGCGCAAACTTTGCGCCAGCCAATCAGCCAGTTCCTGTAGTTCGTTTTGCTGTTCGGGGAAAGCGGTAATCAGTTCCTGACATGCGGCTGCCAAGGCTTCCGGGCGATATGCCGTTCCCTGTAATGCGGACGCCAGTGCTTCTAATGGCGCCGGATTCAGACTATCGGTATAAATCTGCGTCCGAACAATCACGCCGCGTTCCACATCGAAATGTAATTCAACGCCGCCCCAGGTAAAGCGGTTATCGAGTAAATGCGAGAAATCCGGTGCCTGACCGAAATTCCATTCCCAGCTACTTTGACGCGCAAATTGTTCGCTGAATCCCGGTAAATCTGGGTGAGCAGAAGGCGAGATAATTTCTGGTTCGCACTGTTCGCCAAAATAATCAAAGAAGGCCTGCGTCACGGCTTGGCAAATCACCGGATGATCGACAGAAGGCAGTAATTCCACCAGATTGGCGACGCGGGAACGCACGGACGTAATTCCTTTCGCCTGTAGTTTTTTACTATCCGGGTTCAAATAGTCTGCTAAACGATTGAGATCCGCGTTCAGCAGTAGCGTACCGTGATGAAAACCACGATCTTTAGTTTCACGATAGGCGGAGCCGGAGACCTTACGCACGCCATCAGCCGTTTCTACCACCAGATCGTTACGCCCAGACGCACTGGCTTTTAACCCAAGCGAGCTGAGTGCATCCAGCACAATCTGTGTTGATACGCTTTTATCGTATTCCGGTTTACCGGCCATAAAGGTAAAGCAGGTATTGCCGAGATCGTGAAAAACCGCCCCGCCGCCGCTGCTGCGCCGTGCCAGCTTGATGCCATCCTCTTCCATCCGTCGGGTATTGCACTCTTTCCACGGGTTCTGGGCGCGGCCAATCACCACCGTCTCCGCATTCCTCCACAAAAACAGCACCCGCTGCGTGGTGGGCATCTGACGAAAGATGCACTCCTCAACGGCCAGATTAAACCAAGGATCGTAAGAGTCGGAGATCAATAAACGCAGAGAGGACATAAGCAGCTCCGTGCTGTAAATACGCTAAATAAAAGGGGGAAATCAGATGCGGCGAGCCTGCCAGTAAGCCCGTTTCCAATATACGTTATCCAGCGACGAGCGGATGACGCCTTGGCTGGTGGAAGCGTGAATAAACTGGTCGTCTTTGTCATAAATGCCGACGTGCAGCCCGCTGCTGCCGCTGCCCGTTTTGAAAAAGACCAAGTCGCCCGGCAGCAAATTATCACGGTCAATGCGCTCACCCAGCTCAGTTTGCTCTTCCGTCGTGCGCGGCAGTTGCATACCAAACTTATCGCGAAACGTCAGATAGACGAAACCAGAACAATCGACGCCGTTACGATCCAGACCGCCATAGCGATAAGGCGTTCTATACCATTGCCCCAGTTGATCGTTTAGCTGCACCATCACCATGATCGAATCACTCAGACGCGCATTCGGCGGCGGATTATTATGCCGACTACTGCTACAGCCAACCAAAATCAGGCTGGCGAGGAGCAAAGCATATCGTAGAGTCAAACCTGATCGTAAAGGTATCATGCGCGATTACCATAAAACCGCCGAGGCCATAAACCTCTAGCGTCTGAAAATGCTAGGTATTGGATTAATTTAGCGTTTAATCAGGGTGGCTGGCAAGTAAAGGTGATTTTTCCTATTTTCTGGCGACACAGATTCTCTGACGGCAGCAGTCAGGCGCTGCGGGTGATAATCCAGTTTCGGCCATCGACCACGTGCCGCTGAAACGCGACACCGAATACAGGAGACAACACTTCCGGCAGCATGACATTCGCCGTTTCGCCCTGTGCCACCAAAACGCCTGCTGACAACAGCCAGACGCGATCCGCATGGTGGGCGCTGTGGTTGAGATCGTGTGCGCAAACCACGACGGCAATTCCCAAACGACAGAGTTCGCTCAGTAACGAGTCCAATGCCACCTGCTGCGCCACATCCAGACTGTTGGTCGGTTCATCCAGCAGCAGCAAACGTGCGTGCGGGTTGATCGTCGGCCAAATCTGTAACAGCGCAGCCACCAGCCGAACGCGCTGCCATTCACCGCCCGATAGCTGCGTGAGCGGACGCGCCAGCTTGTCAGTTAGCATCAGACGTTCCGCCAGAGAGTGCACCACCTGTTCAACCGCGTATTCCTGCGCCAGCGGTGGTTGATGCCGTTGCCAATATTGAAATACCGGCATCAGCGCCAGCGGCGGTTGCTGCTGCGCCAGATAGGCGCGCCGCATGGCTAAATCCGCTGCCGTATACTGCGACAGCGGCGTACCAGCCAGCAACACGTCACCTTCTCCTGCCAGCAAACCCGCCGCTCTTGCCAACA is a window of Pectobacterium punjabense DNA encoding:
- a CDS encoding protein adenylyltransferase SelO; its protein translation is MQQTPLFKNHYFHQLPGFYTALQPTPLQGARLLYHSEGLAAELGLSPDWFTPEQDGIWSGARLLPGMEPLAQVYSGHQFGVWAGQLGDGRGILLGEQQLADGRSMDWHLKGAGLTPYSRMGDGRAVLRSAIREFLASEAMHHLGIPTTRALTIVTSEHPVQREQEEKGAMLLRVAESHVRFGHFEHFYYRREPEKVRQLAEYVIARHWPQWENDERRYELWFGDVVERTARLITHWQAVGFSHGVMNTDNMSILGLTIDYGPYGFLDAYQPDFICNHSDHRGRYAFDNQPAVGLWNLHRLAQALSGLMDTDTLERALARYEPALMQHYGTLMRAKLGLFTASSEDNDVLVELLRLMQQEGSDYTRTFRLLADSEKQASRSPLRDEFIDRAAFDSWFATYRQRLMQEEQSDEERRRLMNATNPKYILRNYLAQMAIERAESDDISVLTRLHQALCRPFDEQPNNNDLAALPPEWGKHLEISCSS
- a CDS encoding EAL domain-containing protein — encoded protein: MRVHLAVDYTSDYVFWPIFRLDGTLLAVEMISHFNGLAGKLSMPADILLMQLSPRQQYDFVHEQLLFIKEKSAWFIDNHIQLVLKVGRQITEMLMKSDVLRGEIKHLNFVLLEINEFFPHLSQGKENAALLNLSQSVPLWLDNFGSGKATLKPLHDGLVRGVKLDRQFIGQLLSRPTNTLMMEPLLRTIKNSYSGISIIAKEINNVAILNKIGQLNIDAVQGQMWPAVHFERLEQRMSLIG
- a CDS encoding lipoate--protein ligase A, giving the protein MSSLRLLISDSYDPWFNLAVEECIFRQMPTTQRVLFLWRNAETVVIGRAQNPWKECNTRRMEEDGIKLARRSSGGGAVFHDLGNTCFTFMAGKPEYDKSVSTQIVLDALSSLGLKASASGRNDLVVETADGVRKVSGSAYRETKDRGFHHGTLLLNADLNRLADYLNPDSKKLQAKGITSVRSRVANLVELLPSVDHPVICQAVTQAFFDYFGEQCEPEIISPSAHPDLPGFSEQFARQSSWEWNFGQAPDFSHLLDNRFTWGGVELHFDVERGVIVRTQIYTDSLNPAPLEALASALQGTAYRPEALAAACQELITAFPEQQNELQELADWLAQSLR
- a CDS encoding NlpC/P60 family protein, which gives rise to MTLRYALLLASLILVGCSSSRHNNPPPNARLSDSIMVMVQLNDQLGQWYRTPYRYGGLDRNGVDCSGFVYLTFRDKFGMQLPRTTEEQTELGERIDRDNLLPGDLVFFKTGSGSSGLHVGIYDKDDQFIHASTSQGVIRSSLDNVYWKRAYWQARRI
- the btuD gene encoding vitamin B12 ABC transporter ATP-binding protein BtuD, with translation MIQQISPVLQLRQASVLPRLSPTTAECHRGELLHIIGPNGAGKSTLLARAAGLLAGEGDVLLAGTPLSQYTAADLAMRRAYLAQQQPPLALMPVFQYWQRHQPPLAQEYAVEQVVHSLAERLMLTDKLARPLTQLSGGEWQRVRLVAALLQIWPTINPHARLLLLDEPTNSLDVAQQVALDSLLSELCRLGIAVVVCAHDLNHSAHHADRVWLLSAGVLVAQGETANVMLPEVLSPVFGVAFQRHVVDGRNWIITRSA